The following are encoded together in the Magnetospirillum gryphiswaldense MSR-1 v2 genome:
- a CDS encoding cache domain-containing protein, translating to MMSNRLGAALLGALLLAPPVFAAETNTPAPPPVVRHGYEEVQALVDDAVAFMKKVGPEKAFVAFNDPKGKWIKDDLYVFAFDPKGVYKATGFRPERTGSNAWEMTDAAGLKVVQEIIKKAKRNGSGMVDYLWKNPSTGKLENKTSYVVQVGDYVVGAGFYHR from the coding sequence ATGATGTCCAATCGCCTGGGGGCGGCGCTGCTGGGTGCCTTGTTGCTGGCGCCGCCGGTTTTCGCCGCCGAGACCAACACGCCGGCCCCGCCGCCGGTGGTCCGCCACGGCTACGAGGAAGTGCAGGCCCTGGTCGACGACGCCGTCGCCTTCATGAAGAAGGTGGGGCCGGAAAAGGCCTTTGTCGCCTTCAACGATCCCAAGGGCAAGTGGATCAAGGACGACCTTTATGTTTTCGCCTTCGACCCCAAGGGCGTCTACAAGGCGACCGGCTTTCGTCCCGAGCGCACCGGCTCCAACGCCTGGGAGATGACCGACGCCGCCGGCCTGAAGGTGGTGCAGGAAATCATCAAGAAGGCCAAGCGCAACGGCTCTGGCATGGTTGATTACCTGTGGAAGAACCCGAGCACCGGCAAGCTGGAAAACAAGACGTCCTATGTGGTCCAGGTCGGCGACTATGTCGTCGGCGCCGGGTTCTATCACCGCTGA
- a CDS encoding EAL domain-containing protein, with protein MAAGDIATSREVYVAFAFAAADLLVEVDEDGAIVFAVGAAMALTSKPARALTGQPASAMFIPQDGERIDRALNRMDEGERVRLLLLHTPGGPGRPNKPVALAGYRHPDRPGHRLLALTHAAALEVPEENRTPIGHLLSREDFSVLARRMMDEGSVGADTDQAYQLTMVELPAVEQVRAAAGPVKADEFMAELGDRLKAVSMGGDAAGELGENRYGVIHSPSVTASSIEAALTDLVAAFLPGDQPEPVKSATVALDAAGISSEEATNALLYSLNRFSQGEEVNLHNLAKDVRSRLSDTVGQMREIKEVIDQGRFELVFQPIVDLWTDMVHHFECLVRFPGKSSPFETVTFAENVGIVGNLDMAILNRAINFMRSPLGNNPSLRFAVNLSGRSLSHAPTARRLLSMVAGCPDLRGRMLFELTESAEVDDLPAVNAILQSLRKGGFQVCLDDFGAGSAAFHYLRALEVDHVKIDGAYIKEVRGSNTPTPYLKAIAQLCADLKVGTIAEFVETSETANLLKLLKVRHAQGYLYGKPMQPANIEADPMKGWAVNGLYWQNGLLAYRNQAPQAKPIRFPTVSNG; from the coding sequence ATGGCCGCAGGGGATATCGCCACTTCACGCGAAGTATATGTCGCCTTCGCCTTCGCCGCCGCCGACCTTCTGGTCGAGGTGGACGAGGACGGCGCCATCGTCTTCGCCGTTGGCGCCGCCATGGCCCTGACCAGCAAGCCGGCCCGCGCGTTGACCGGGCAACCGGCCTCGGCCATGTTCATCCCCCAGGACGGTGAGCGCATCGACCGCGCGCTCAACCGCATGGACGAAGGCGAGCGGGTGCGCCTGCTGCTGCTGCATACACCGGGCGGACCTGGGCGCCCCAACAAACCGGTGGCTTTGGCAGGCTATCGCCACCCGGACCGGCCGGGTCATCGCCTGCTGGCCCTGACCCACGCCGCCGCCTTGGAAGTGCCCGAGGAAAACCGCACCCCCATCGGCCACCTGCTGAGCCGCGAGGATTTTTCCGTCCTCGCCCGGCGGATGATGGATGAAGGCAGCGTCGGCGCCGACACCGACCAGGCCTATCAGCTGACCATGGTCGAATTGCCGGCGGTCGAGCAGGTGCGCGCCGCCGCCGGGCCGGTCAAGGCCGACGAGTTCATGGCCGAGTTGGGCGACCGCTTGAAGGCGGTGTCCATGGGCGGCGACGCCGCCGGTGAATTGGGCGAGAACCGCTATGGCGTCATCCATTCCCCCTCGGTCACCGCCTCGTCCATCGAGGCGGCGCTGACCGATCTGGTCGCCGCCTTCCTGCCCGGCGATCAGCCCGAGCCGGTGAAATCGGCCACCGTCGCCCTGGACGCCGCCGGCATCTCGTCGGAAGAGGCGACCAACGCCCTGCTTTACTCGCTCAACCGGTTTTCCCAGGGCGAAGAGGTCAATCTGCACAATCTGGCCAAGGATGTGCGCTCGCGCCTGTCCGACACCGTCGGCCAGATGCGCGAGATCAAGGAAGTCATCGACCAGGGCCGGTTCGAGCTGGTGTTCCAGCCCATCGTCGATCTGTGGACCGACATGGTTCATCATTTTGAATGTCTGGTGCGCTTTCCCGGCAAATCGTCGCCGTTTGAAACCGTCACCTTCGCCGAGAATGTCGGCATCGTCGGCAATCTGGACATGGCCATCTTGAACCGGGCCATCAATTTCATGCGCTCGCCGCTGGGCAACAACCCGTCGCTGCGTTTCGCCGTCAATCTGTCGGGGCGGTCATTGTCGCACGCGCCCACGGCGCGCCGCCTGCTGTCCATGGTCGCCGGCTGTCCGGATTTACGCGGGCGCATGCTGTTCGAGCTGACCGAATCGGCGGAAGTGGACGATTTGCCCGCCGTCAACGCCATCTTGCAATCCCTGCGCAAGGGCGGTTTCCAGGTTTGCCTGGACGATTTCGGCGCCGGCTCCGCCGCCTTCCACTATCTGCGCGCCCTGGAAGTGGATCACGTCAAGATCGATGGCGCCTATATCAAGGAAGTCAGGGGCTCGAACACGCCGACACCCTATCTCAAGGCCATCGCCCAATTGTGCGCCGACCTCAAGGTGGGCACCATCGCCGAATTCGTCGAGACGTCGGAAACCGCCAATCTGCTGAAATTGCTGAAGGTCCGCCACGCCCAGGGCTATCTGTACGGCAAGCCCATGCAGCCGGCCAATATCGAGGCCGACCCCATGAAGGGCTGGGCGGTCAACGGCCTTTACTGGCAAAACGGCCTGCTGGCCTATCGCAATCAGGCGCCGCAGGCCAAGCCCATCCGCTTTCCCACCGTCAGCAACGGCTGA
- the rpmI gene encoding 50S ribosomal protein L35, with amino-acid sequence MPKMKTKSAAKKRFKLTASGKVKAGAANKRHCLSAKPNDMKRQARGTFILFKADGEKVKQYYLPNGAK; translated from the coding sequence ATGCCCAAGATGAAAACCAAGAGCGCCGCCAAGAAGCGGTTCAAGCTCACCGCGTCCGGCAAGGTCAAGGCCGGCGCCGCCAACAAGCGCCACTGCCTGTCGGCCAAGCCGAACGACATGAAGCGTCAAGCCCGCGGCACCTTCATCCTGTTCAAGGCTGATGGTGAGAAGGTCAAGCAATACTACCTGCCGAACGGAGCTAAGTAA
- the rplT gene encoding 50S ribosomal protein L20, whose product MARVKRGVTTHARHKKILKLAKGFRGRSSTCFRVAIEKVEKALRYAYRDRRAKKRNFRALWIQRINAGTRQYGMPYSRFMNGLKKAGIVLDRKVLADIAAREPESFKSLVQKAEAALG is encoded by the coding sequence ATGGCGCGCGTCAAGCGGGGCGTAACCACTCACGCCCGTCACAAGAAGATTTTGAAGCTGGCCAAGGGTTTCCGTGGCCGCTCCTCCACCTGCTTCCGTGTGGCCATCGAAAAGGTCGAAAAGGCGCTGCGTTACGCCTATCGCGACCGTCGGGCCAAGAAGCGTAATTTCCGTGCCCTGTGGATCCAGCGTATCAACGCCGGTACCCGTCAGTACGGCATGCCCTATTCCCGCTTCATGAATGGCCTGAAGAAGGCCGGTATCGTGCTGGACCGCAAGGTGCTGGCCGACATCGCCGCGCGCGAGCCGGAATCCTTCAAGTCGTTGGTGCAAAAGGCCGAGGCGGCCCTGGGCTAA
- the pheS gene encoding phenylalanine--tRNA ligase subunit alpha, whose amino-acid sequence MDELESIRAEALASVAAADTIEALETARVAALGKKGSISALMGALGKMDPDARKAAGAAMNKVKDEVAEAINVAKTLLEAKALDQRLAREKLDVTLPVRPDTLAGRVHPISQVMEEMAAIFAQMGFDVAEGPDIEDDFHNFTALNIPAEHPARQMHDTFYFGERDDGSRHLLRTHTSPVQIRTMLGKKPPIRIIAPGRTYRCDSDMTHTPMFHQIEGLVIDKTTNMGHLKGCLLEFVTTFFEVDEVPVRFRPSFFPFTEPSAEVDIGCSREGGELKIGKGASWLEIGGSGMVHPNVLKACGLDPDEWQGFAFGMGVERMAMLKYGIPDLRTFFDSDMRWLKHYGFVPLDVPTLAGGLTR is encoded by the coding sequence ATGGACGAGTTGGAGAGTATCCGTGCCGAGGCTTTGGCTTCGGTCGCCGCCGCTGACACCATCGAGGCGCTGGAAACCGCCCGCGTCGCCGCCTTGGGCAAAAAGGGCAGTATCTCCGCCCTGATGGGCGCGCTCGGCAAGATGGACCCGGACGCGCGCAAGGCCGCCGGTGCGGCCATGAACAAGGTCAAGGACGAGGTGGCCGAAGCCATCAACGTCGCCAAGACTTTGCTTGAGGCCAAGGCGTTGGATCAGCGGCTGGCGCGGGAAAAGCTTGACGTCACCTTGCCGGTACGCCCCGATACCCTGGCGGGCCGGGTCCACCCCATTTCCCAGGTGATGGAGGAGATGGCCGCCATCTTCGCCCAGATGGGCTTCGACGTGGCCGAAGGTCCGGATATCGAGGACGATTTCCACAATTTCACCGCGCTCAACATCCCGGCGGAACATCCCGCCCGGCAGATGCATGACACCTTCTATTTCGGCGAGCGCGACGATGGGTCCCGTCATCTGCTGCGCACCCATACCAGCCCGGTGCAGATCCGCACCATGCTGGGGAAGAAGCCGCCCATCCGCATCATCGCGCCCGGTCGCACCTATCGCTGCGATTCCGACATGACCCATACGCCCATGTTCCATCAGATCGAGGGGCTGGTGATCGACAAGACCACCAATATGGGCCATTTGAAGGGCTGCCTGCTGGAATTCGTCACCACCTTCTTCGAGGTCGACGAAGTGCCGGTGCGTTTCCGCCCCAGCTTCTTCCCCTTCACCGAACCGTCGGCGGAAGTGGATATCGGCTGTTCGCGCGAAGGCGGCGAACTCAAGATCGGCAAGGGCGCCAGCTGGCTGGAAATCGGCGGCTCGGGCATGGTCCATCCCAACGTCCTGAAGGCCTGCGGCCTCGACCCGGATGAGTGGCAGGGCTTCGCCTTCGGCATGGGCGTCGAGCGCATGGCCATGCTGAAATACGGCATCCCCGATCTGCGTACCTTCTTCGATTCCGACATGCGCTGGCTGAAGCATTACGGCTTCGTGCCGCTGGACGTGCCGACCCTGGCCGGAGGGCTGACCCGATGA
- the pheT gene encoding phenylalanine--tRNA ligase subunit beta, protein MKFTLSWLKAHLETDASLAEIDARLTMLGLEVEDIHDPAKDLAGFTIARIVEAEPHPNADRLRVCKVDTGSGIIQVVCGAPNARADIKVILAQPGCFIPVSGEKLKKGNVRGVESQGMMCSWRELKLGEDHDGIAELAVDAPIGARLIDTMHFDPVIEISITPNRADCLGVRGVARDLAASGLGRLKPLPVAPVKGAYASPINVALDFPEDAESACPLFVGRHFRGVKNGESPQWLKDRLTAIGLRPISALVDITNYFTFDLARPLHVFDAARVKGDTITARLARDGETLAALNGKEYTLSPAMTVIADAGGPEALAGVMGGEHSGCTEATTDVFLEVAFFDPIRTATTGRKLDILSDARFRFERGVDPAFLVDAAELASAMILEICGGEASELVIAGAEPDWRQSIALRPERVEALGGVAVDNQRQQAILTALGCTVSEHGDGLLVVPPSWRADITAEHDLVEEIIRINGYDLLPATPLPRPSMSKPVLTPGQRRAAWVRRQLASRGLVETVTWSFLPSAQAKLFGGGALAMHLANPISSDLDCMRPSVLPNLVAATGRNADRGIKDVGLFEIGPQFDGPEPGQQRNVAAGLRAGKATPRHWADKARAVDVFDAKADLLAAIAAAGANPDSFQIGTDAPNWYHPGRSGVLKLGNKPVAYFGELHPGVLNALDVKGPVVAFELFLEALPPQKAKATKAKPLVKLSAFQPLERDFAFVMDASVSADAVLRAAKAADKALITDVAVFDLYEGPNVGEGKKSLAISVTLQPFDKTLTDEEIEAVSKKIVEAVVKVSGGVLRG, encoded by the coding sequence ATGAAATTCACCCTGTCGTGGCTGAAGGCCCATCTGGAGACCGATGCCTCCCTGGCCGAGATCGATGCCCGCCTGACCATGCTGGGCCTGGAGGTGGAGGACATCCACGATCCGGCCAAGGATTTGGCCGGCTTCACCATCGCCCGTATCGTCGAGGCGGAACCGCACCCCAATGCCGACCGCCTGCGCGTGTGCAAGGTCGATACCGGCAGCGGCATCATCCAGGTGGTGTGCGGCGCCCCCAATGCCCGAGCCGATATCAAGGTGATCCTGGCGCAGCCGGGCTGCTTCATCCCGGTCAGCGGCGAAAAGCTGAAAAAGGGCAATGTGCGCGGTGTGGAAAGCCAGGGCATGATGTGTTCCTGGCGCGAGCTGAAACTGGGCGAGGACCATGACGGTATCGCCGAGTTGGCGGTCGACGCCCCCATCGGCGCCAGGTTGATCGACACCATGCATTTCGATCCGGTGATCGAGATTTCCATCACGCCGAACCGCGCCGATTGCCTGGGCGTGCGCGGTGTCGCCCGCGATTTGGCGGCATCGGGTCTGGGCCGGCTGAAGCCACTGCCGGTCGCCCCGGTCAAGGGCGCTTACGCCAGCCCGATCAATGTGGCCTTGGATTTCCCCGAGGATGCCGAAAGCGCCTGCCCGCTGTTCGTCGGTCGTCACTTCCGTGGCGTGAAGAACGGTGAAAGCCCCCAGTGGCTGAAGGACCGGCTGACCGCCATCGGCCTGCGCCCCATTTCCGCTTTGGTCGACATCACCAATTACTTCACCTTCGATCTGGCCCGGCCGCTGCACGTGTTCGATGCCGCCCGCGTCAAGGGCGACACCATCACCGCCCGGCTGGCCCGCGACGGTGAGACGCTGGCCGCGCTCAACGGCAAGGAATACACCCTGTCGCCGGCGATGACCGTCATCGCCGATGCGGGTGGCCCGGAAGCCCTGGCCGGGGTGATGGGCGGCGAACATTCCGGCTGTACCGAGGCGACCACCGACGTCTTCCTGGAAGTGGCCTTCTTCGACCCCATCCGCACCGCCACCACCGGGCGCAAGCTGGACATCCTGTCCGATGCCCGCTTCCGCTTCGAGCGCGGCGTCGACCCGGCTTTCCTGGTGGATGCGGCCGAACTGGCCAGTGCCATGATCCTGGAGATTTGCGGCGGCGAAGCGTCGGAACTGGTCATCGCCGGGGCCGAACCCGATTGGCGCCAATCCATCGCGCTCCGTCCCGAACGGGTGGAAGCCCTGGGCGGCGTGGCGGTGGACAATCAGCGCCAGCAGGCCATCCTGACGGCGCTGGGCTGCACCGTGTCGGAACATGGCGACGGCCTGTTGGTGGTGCCGCCGTCGTGGCGCGCCGATATCACCGCCGAGCACGATCTGGTGGAAGAGATCATCCGCATCAACGGCTATGACCTGCTGCCGGCGACACCGCTGCCGCGTCCCAGCATGTCCAAGCCGGTGCTGACCCCCGGCCAGCGCCGCGCCGCCTGGGTGCGGCGCCAGCTGGCCAGCCGTGGTCTGGTGGAGACGGTGACGTGGTCGTTCCTGCCCTCGGCTCAGGCCAAGCTGTTCGGCGGTGGGGCCCTCGCCATGCATCTGGCCAACCCCATCTCGTCCGATCTGGATTGCATGCGCCCGTCGGTGTTGCCCAATCTGGTGGCGGCGACCGGGCGCAACGCCGATCGCGGCATTAAGGATGTGGGCCTGTTCGAGATCGGGCCGCAATTCGACGGCCCCGAGCCGGGCCAGCAGCGCAATGTCGCCGCCGGTCTGCGCGCCGGCAAGGCCACACCGCGCCATTGGGCCGACAAGGCCCGCGCCGTCGATGTGTTCGATGCCAAGGCCGATCTGCTGGCCGCCATCGCCGCCGCCGGCGCCAACCCGGATTCGTTCCAGATCGGCACCGACGCTCCCAATTGGTACCATCCGGGCCGCTCCGGCGTGCTCAAGCTGGGCAACAAGCCGGTGGCGTATTTCGGCGAGCTGCATCCGGGCGTGCTGAACGCGCTGGACGTCAAGGGGCCGGTGGTGGCGTTCGAGCTGTTCCTGGAAGCGTTGCCGCCGCAAAAGGCCAAGGCGACCAAGGCCAAGCCCCTGGTCAAGCTGTCAGCCTTCCAGCCGTTGGAACGCGACTTCGCCTTCGTCATGGACGCATCCGTATCGGCGGATGCGGTGCTGCGGGCGGCCAAGGCCGCCGACAAGGCGCTGATCACCGACGTTGCCGTCTTCGACCTCTACGAAGGCCCCAATGTGGGCGAAGGCAAGAAGTCGCTGGCCATCTCGGTGACCTTGCAGCCCTTCGACAAGACCCTGACCGACGAGGAAATCGAGGCGGTCAGCAAGAAGATCGTCGAGGCGGTGGTCAAGGTTTCGGGTGGGGTTTTGCGAGGCTAG
- a CDS encoding histidine phosphatase family protein, producing the protein MPTIILLRHGETHWNRQQRIQGHGDSPLTLKGIDQARAYGRAVAPLLGAAQWRLVSSPLSRCMQTMAIFCEVAGLDFARVERDARLKEVSTGEYSGRLKAEFPPGELGGSGRQSWFFHCPGGESHDHMVARLSAWLESLSENDHVIAVSHGIAGKVLRGLYCGWDPDSALAQDSPQDALFLLRDGQMQRLACP; encoded by the coding sequence ATGCCCACCATCATTCTGCTGCGCCACGGCGAGACCCATTGGAATCGCCAACAGCGCATTCAAGGTCACGGCGATTCGCCCCTGACCTTGAAAGGCATCGATCAGGCCCGTGCCTATGGCCGCGCCGTCGCTCCGCTGCTGGGGGCGGCGCAATGGCGTTTGGTGTCGTCGCCCTTGTCGCGCTGCATGCAGACCATGGCCATCTTTTGCGAGGTTGCCGGCTTGGACTTCGCCCGGGTGGAACGTGATGCCCGCTTGAAGGAAGTCTCCACCGGCGAGTATTCCGGTCGGCTGAAGGCCGAGTTCCCGCCCGGCGAACTGGGCGGTAGCGGGCGGCAATCGTGGTTCTTCCACTGCCCCGGCGGCGAATCCCATGACCACATGGTGGCGCGGCTGTCGGCTTGGCTGGAAAGTTTGAGCGAAAACGACCACGTGATCGCGGTCAGCCACGGCATCGCCGGCAAGGTATTGCGTGGGCTTTATTGCGGCTGGGACCCCGATTCCGCCCTGGCCCAAGACAGCCCGCAAGATGCCCTGTTTCTGCTGCGTGATGGGCAGATGCAGCGGCTGGCTTGCCCATAG
- a CDS encoding substrate-binding periplasmic protein, with translation MKRFWLALALMCGAIGGAQAASRDLVVGVEDIEYYPLFAIRDGEYVGAMREIVDAFARAKDYRVTYRPLPIKRLYAELAGGGIDVKLPDNPGWGGEAKAGLKMAYSKPVAAYIDGVVVRPGSIAKPVDQFRNLGTVAGFTPYAWLDRIKADKVALKENPRMELLLRQAVVGHVDGAYVNVAVANHVLNNILNMQGALIFNPALPHSRDYYHLSTTRRPEVVAEFDVWLKENAQMVKDIKDRFGAEKGVE, from the coding sequence ATGAAACGGTTCTGGCTGGCTTTGGCCTTGATGTGCGGCGCCATCGGTGGCGCTCAGGCGGCATCCCGCGATCTGGTCGTCGGCGTCGAGGACATCGAGTATTACCCGCTCTTCGCCATCCGTGATGGTGAATATGTGGGGGCCATGCGTGAGATCGTCGACGCTTTCGCCCGTGCCAAGGATTATCGCGTCACCTATCGCCCGCTGCCGATCAAGCGGCTGTATGCCGAACTGGCAGGCGGCGGCATCGACGTCAAGCTGCCCGACAATCCCGGTTGGGGCGGCGAGGCCAAGGCCGGCCTGAAGATGGCCTACAGCAAACCGGTGGCGGCCTATATCGACGGCGTGGTGGTGCGCCCGGGTTCCATCGCCAAGCCGGTGGACCAGTTCCGCAATCTGGGCACGGTGGCCGGTTTCACCCCTTATGCCTGGCTGGACCGGATCAAGGCCGACAAGGTGGCGCTCAAGGAAAATCCGCGTATGGAATTGCTGCTGCGTCAGGCGGTGGTCGGCCATGTGGACGGCGCCTATGTCAACGTGGCGGTGGCCAATCACGTGCTCAACAACATCCTCAACATGCAAGGGGCGCTGATCTTCAATCCGGCGCTGCCGCATTCACGCGATTATTACCATCTGTCCACCACCCGCCGCCCTGAAGTGGTGGCCGAGTTCGATGTCTGGCTGAAGGAAAACGCCCAGATGGTCAAGGACATCAAGGACCGCTTCGGTGCCGAAAAAGGCGTGGAATAA
- the ubiA gene encoding 4-hydroxybenzoate octaprenyltransferase, with product MNASPTLNGDIPVGNWIDRWIPAVMRPYLRLMRLDRPIGTWLLLFPCWWSIALAGEGWPDWRLMILFAAGSVIMRGAGCTINDMADHKFDALVERTKGRPIPSGAVSVTQAGLFLVAQLLAGLVILTQLNAAAIWWGAASLALVFPYPLMKRITWWPQAWLGLTFNWGALLGWVAVTGQMAAAPLLLYAAGILWTLGYDTIYAHQDKDDDQLIGVKSTALRLGAHTGPALAGFYAGAVVLMAAAGMAAHLSWPFYLLLLLSAGQLAWQVRSLRMDDAADCLVKFKSNRLFGWGLLAAIIAGKVL from the coding sequence ATGAACGCAAGCCCGACCCTGAACGGGGATATCCCCGTCGGCAATTGGATCGACCGCTGGATACCGGCGGTGATGCGCCCCTATCTGCGGCTGATGCGGCTGGATCGTCCCATCGGCACGTGGCTGTTACTGTTCCCGTGCTGGTGGAGCATCGCCCTGGCCGGTGAAGGCTGGCCCGATTGGCGGCTGATGATTTTATTCGCCGCCGGCAGCGTTATCATGCGCGGGGCCGGCTGCACCATCAACGACATGGCCGACCACAAATTCGACGCGCTGGTCGAGCGCACCAAGGGCCGCCCCATCCCGTCGGGGGCCGTCAGTGTCACCCAGGCCGGATTGTTCCTGGTCGCGCAATTGCTGGCCGGGCTGGTCATCCTGACGCAATTGAATGCGGCGGCGATCTGGTGGGGCGCGGCCTCGCTGGCCCTGGTCTTCCCCTATCCGCTGATGAAGCGCATCACTTGGTGGCCGCAGGCTTGGCTTGGCCTGACCTTCAATTGGGGGGCCTTGCTGGGCTGGGTGGCGGTGACCGGCCAGATGGCGGCGGCGCCCTTGCTGCTGTATGCCGCCGGCATCCTGTGGACCCTGGGCTACGACACCATCTATGCCCATCAGGACAAGGACGACGACCAGCTGATCGGCGTCAAATCCACCGCCCTGCGCCTGGGCGCCCACACTGGCCCGGCCCTGGCCGGCTTTTATGCCGGCGCGGTGGTGCTGATGGCGGCGGCGGGGATGGCCGCCCACTTGTCCTGGCCGTTTTATCTTCTGTTGCTGCTGTCCGCCGGACAACTGGCTTGGCAGGTGCGGTCGTTGCGTATGGACGATGCCGCCGATTGCCTGGTCAAATTCAAATCCAACCGCCTGTTCGGGTGGGGGCTGCTGGCCGCCATCATCGCCGGCAAGGTGCTTTAG
- a CDS encoding class I SAM-dependent methyltransferase gives MIEDPAGFIKANTEVAQPPACPEISLWTATEVTPLWEATEAALLRVNLPPPYWAFCWAGGQALTRYVLDNPDMVRGKRVLDFAAGSGASAIAAARNGAAHVQAVEIDAMAATAIGLNAELNAVTIEVICADIVGQENRWDVVVAGDVCYEKPMTEYIFPWLRKLAADGALVLMADPGRAYLPKHGLLEVARKKVATSLELEDRTTREVVIYKIVG, from the coding sequence ATGATCGAAGACCCCGCCGGTTTCATCAAGGCCAATACCGAGGTGGCACAGCCGCCGGCCTGCCCGGAAATTTCCCTGTGGACCGCCACCGAAGTGACGCCGCTGTGGGAAGCGACCGAGGCGGCCTTGCTGCGTGTCAATTTGCCGCCGCCTTATTGGGCGTTTTGCTGGGCCGGCGGCCAAGCCTTGACCCGCTATGTCCTCGACAACCCGGACATGGTGCGCGGCAAGCGGGTGCTGGATTTCGCCGCCGGCAGCGGCGCCTCGGCCATCGCCGCCGCCAGGAACGGCGCCGCTCATGTCCAGGCGGTGGAAATCGATGCCATGGCTGCCACCGCCATCGGTCTCAATGCCGAATTGAACGCGGTGACAATCGAGGTCATCTGCGCCGATATCGTCGGTCAGGAAAACCGCTGGGACGTGGTGGTGGCCGGCGACGTCTGTTATGAAAAGCCGATGACCGAATACATCTTTCCGTGGTTGCGTAAGCTGGCCGCCGACGGTGCCCTGGTGCTGATGGCCGATCCGGGCCGCGCCTATCTGCCCAAGCATGGGCTTTTGGAGGTGGCGCGCAAAAAGGTCGCCACCAGCCTGGAGTTGGAAGACCGCACCACGCGCGAGGTGGTGATCTACAAAATCGTCGGCTAG
- the gloB gene encoding hydroxyacylglutathione hydrolase, with translation MARLVVHQIAVLSDNYIYLAHEPESGATAVIDPAAAGPVLAALAAKGWRLTHILNTHHHGDHTGGNLELKAATGAQVVGARKDALRIPGIDIEVGEGESFLLGHAAAMVMETPGHTSGHIAFWFPDSHALFCGDTLFSLGCGRMFEGTPTEMWHSLARLRDLPGDTLVYCAHEYTAGNGRFARLVERDNPAMLARVDEVARLAGRPSVPSTLTQERAANPFLRADVPAVARAVGMDAGTDPILVFAELRRRKDVF, from the coding sequence ATGGCCCGTCTCGTCGTCCACCAGATTGCCGTATTGTCCGATAATTACATCTATCTGGCGCACGAGCCGGAAAGCGGCGCCACCGCCGTCATCGATCCGGCGGCAGCCGGGCCGGTGCTGGCGGCGCTGGCGGCCAAGGGCTGGCGGCTGACCCATATCCTCAATACCCATCACCACGGCGACCATACCGGCGGCAATCTGGAACTGAAGGCGGCCACCGGTGCCCAGGTGGTGGGCGCACGCAAGGACGCCCTGCGCATCCCCGGTATCGACATTGAAGTGGGCGAGGGCGAATCGTTCCTGCTCGGCCATGCTGCGGCCATGGTGATGGAAACCCCCGGCCATACCAGCGGTCACATCGCCTTCTGGTTTCCCGACAGCCATGCGCTGTTTTGCGGCGACACGTTGTTTTCCTTAGGCTGCGGGCGGATGTTCGAAGGCACCCCGACCGAGATGTGGCATTCCCTGGCGCGGCTGCGTGATCTCCCCGGCGACACCCTGGTCTATTGCGCCCATGAATATACTGCCGGCAATGGTCGTTTCGCCCGGCTGGTGGAACGCGACAACCCGGCCATGCTGGCCCGTGTCGATGAAGTGGCGCGTCTGGCCGGGCGCCCGTCGGTGCCCAGCACGCTGACCCAGGAACGCGCCGCCAATCCGTTTTTGCGCGCCGACGTGCCGGCGGTGGCCCGTGCCGTCGGCATGGACGCGGGAACCGACCCGATTTTGGTTTTCG